A section of the Tachysurus fulvidraco isolate hzauxx_2018 chromosome 7, HZAU_PFXX_2.0, whole genome shotgun sequence genome encodes:
- the mgat1b gene encoding alpha-1,3-mannosyl-glycoprotein 2-beta-N-acetylglucosaminyltransferase b isoform X2, which translates to MVRKKGSLILCGAVLFVAWNALLLLFLWGRPPIGRFGDGGGAEPGAGEEWQAGKGKRGGANGLAGVVIQLAEEVESELETQKKLLKQIQSHRSLWEQSKDLSKKEAEDATDKKFKEPQQLPLLPTSAGNEMIVKKKQVSVVTKPPPDTKQDKESVNDKPLDKNNLDVTAPSPQTVIPILVIACDRVTVKRSLDKLIQYRTSVELYPIIVSQDCGHGETARVIGSYGSQVTHISQPDLSNIPVRPDHRKFQGYYKISRHYRWALNQVFNTFGYSTVVIVEDDLEVAPDFFEYFRALHPVLLSDPTLWCISAWNDNGRDGLVDPGKPDLLYRTDFFPGLGWMLLKEVWAELEPKWPKAFWDDWMRHPEQRKERSCIRPEISRTMTFGRKGVSLGQFFDQYLRYIKLNNEFVPFTNRDLSYLVREHYDEDFDKEVYSAPLVKVEELQPGGSLQGSGPFRVQYSNRDSFKLLARNLGVMDDLKSGVPRAGYRGVVSFVSRGRRIYLAPPEGWRKYDTSWS; encoded by the exons ATGGTTCGTAAGAAAGGCTCCCTTATCTTATGCGGAGCGGTTCTGTTCGTCGCCTGGAATGCCTTGCTGCTTCTGTTTCTCTGGGGACGGCCACCCATCGGTCGGTTCGGAGACGGAGGCGGGGCTGAACCGGGTGCGGGAGAGGAATGGCAAGCTGGGAAAGGGAAGCGAGGCGGAGCCAACGGGCTGGCGGGTGTAGTGATCCAATTGGCAGAAGAGGTGGAGTCGGAATTGGAGACTCAAAAGAAACTCCTGAAACAGATCCAGAGCCACAGATCGTTGTGGGAACAGAGTAAAGACTTAAGTAAGAAAGAGGCTGAGGATGCAACAGACAAAAAATTCAAAGAACCTCAGCAGTTGCCCCTCTTACCCACCTCAGCAGGAAATGAAATGATTGTCAAAAAGAAGCAGGTTTCTGTTGTCACAAAACCTCCTCCAGACACAAAGCAGGACAAGGAGTCAGTCAATGACAAACCGTTGGACAAAAATAACCTGGACGTTACAGCTCCTAGTCCTCAAACTGTCATCCCAATCTTGGTCATTGCTTGTGACAGGGTTACTGTGAAAAGAAGTTTGGACAAGCTGATACAGTACCGGACTTCTGTGGAGCTTTATCCCATCATCGTGAGCCAGGACTGCGGTCATGGCGAAACGGCCCGGGTCATCGGCTCCTATGGCAGTCAGGTGACCCACATCAGCCAACCAGATCTCTCCAACATTCCTGTGCGGCCCGATCACAGGAAGTTCCAGGGTTACTATAAGATCTCCAGACACTACCGATGGGCCCTGAACCAAGTGTTTAACACGTTTGGTTACTCTACCGTGGTGATCGTAGAAGACGACTTGGAG GTGGCGCCGGACTTTTTTGAGTATTTCCGTGCTCTCCACCCAGTCCTGCTTTCCGACCCGACGCTGTGGTGCATCTCGGCCTGGAACGATAACGGCCGTGACGGCCTGGTGGACCCAGGAAAGCCTGACCTCCTCTACCGGACAGATTTCTTCCCAGGTCTGGGATGGATGCTGTTGAAGGAGGTATGGGCGGAATTAGAGCCCAAGTGGCCCAAAGCATTCTGGGATGACTGGATGCGTCACCCAGAGCAAAGGAAAGAACGTTCCTGCATCCGGCCAGAGATCTCCAGAACTATGACGTTCGGCCGGAAAGGAGTCAGCCTGGGTCAATTTTTTGACCAGTACCTACGCTACATTAAACTAAACAATGAATTTGTGCCTTTCACTAACCGGGATTTGTCTTATTTAGTCAGGGAGCACTATGATGAAGACTTTGATAAAGAAGTGTACAGTGCACCCTTGGTTAAAGTGGAGGAGCTACAGCCGGGTGGCAGTTTGCAGGGTTCAGGACCGTTCAGGGTGCAGTACTCGAACAGAGACAGTTTCAAGTTGTTAGCCCGCAATTTGGGAGTTATGGACGACTTAAAATCCGGCGTTCCACGCGCCGGTTACAGGGGTGTGGTCAGCTTTGTCTCTCGTGGTCGAAGGATCTATTTGGCGCCCCCTGAGGGCTGGAGAAAATATGACACTAGCTGGAGCTGA
- the mgat1b gene encoding alpha-1,3-mannosyl-glycoprotein 2-beta-N-acetylglucosaminyltransferase b isoform X1: MNKAFSSLRSILWCHWAMVRKKGSLILCGAVLFVAWNALLLLFLWGRPPIGRFGDGGGAEPGAGEEWQAGKGKRGGANGLAGVVIQLAEEVESELETQKKLLKQIQSHRSLWEQSKDLSKKEAEDATDKKFKEPQQLPLLPTSAGNEMIVKKKQVSVVTKPPPDTKQDKESVNDKPLDKNNLDVTAPSPQTVIPILVIACDRVTVKRSLDKLIQYRTSVELYPIIVSQDCGHGETARVIGSYGSQVTHISQPDLSNIPVRPDHRKFQGYYKISRHYRWALNQVFNTFGYSTVVIVEDDLEVAPDFFEYFRALHPVLLSDPTLWCISAWNDNGRDGLVDPGKPDLLYRTDFFPGLGWMLLKEVWAELEPKWPKAFWDDWMRHPEQRKERSCIRPEISRTMTFGRKGVSLGQFFDQYLRYIKLNNEFVPFTNRDLSYLVREHYDEDFDKEVYSAPLVKVEELQPGGSLQGSGPFRVQYSNRDSFKLLARNLGVMDDLKSGVPRAGYRGVVSFVSRGRRIYLAPPEGWRKYDTSWS; this comes from the exons ATGAATAAAG CTTTCTCCTCCCTTCGATCTATCCTTTGGTGCCATTGGGCCATGGTTCGTAAGAAAGGCTCCCTTATCTTATGCGGAGCGGTTCTGTTCGTCGCCTGGAATGCCTTGCTGCTTCTGTTTCTCTGGGGACGGCCACCCATCGGTCGGTTCGGAGACGGAGGCGGGGCTGAACCGGGTGCGGGAGAGGAATGGCAAGCTGGGAAAGGGAAGCGAGGCGGAGCCAACGGGCTGGCGGGTGTAGTGATCCAATTGGCAGAAGAGGTGGAGTCGGAATTGGAGACTCAAAAGAAACTCCTGAAACAGATCCAGAGCCACAGATCGTTGTGGGAACAGAGTAAAGACTTAAGTAAGAAAGAGGCTGAGGATGCAACAGACAAAAAATTCAAAGAACCTCAGCAGTTGCCCCTCTTACCCACCTCAGCAGGAAATGAAATGATTGTCAAAAAGAAGCAGGTTTCTGTTGTCACAAAACCTCCTCCAGACACAAAGCAGGACAAGGAGTCAGTCAATGACAAACCGTTGGACAAAAATAACCTGGACGTTACAGCTCCTAGTCCTCAAACTGTCATCCCAATCTTGGTCATTGCTTGTGACAGGGTTACTGTGAAAAGAAGTTTGGACAAGCTGATACAGTACCGGACTTCTGTGGAGCTTTATCCCATCATCGTGAGCCAGGACTGCGGTCATGGCGAAACGGCCCGGGTCATCGGCTCCTATGGCAGTCAGGTGACCCACATCAGCCAACCAGATCTCTCCAACATTCCTGTGCGGCCCGATCACAGGAAGTTCCAGGGTTACTATAAGATCTCCAGACACTACCGATGGGCCCTGAACCAAGTGTTTAACACGTTTGGTTACTCTACCGTGGTGATCGTAGAAGACGACTTGGAG GTGGCGCCGGACTTTTTTGAGTATTTCCGTGCTCTCCACCCAGTCCTGCTTTCCGACCCGACGCTGTGGTGCATCTCGGCCTGGAACGATAACGGCCGTGACGGCCTGGTGGACCCAGGAAAGCCTGACCTCCTCTACCGGACAGATTTCTTCCCAGGTCTGGGATGGATGCTGTTGAAGGAGGTATGGGCGGAATTAGAGCCCAAGTGGCCCAAAGCATTCTGGGATGACTGGATGCGTCACCCAGAGCAAAGGAAAGAACGTTCCTGCATCCGGCCAGAGATCTCCAGAACTATGACGTTCGGCCGGAAAGGAGTCAGCCTGGGTCAATTTTTTGACCAGTACCTACGCTACATTAAACTAAACAATGAATTTGTGCCTTTCACTAACCGGGATTTGTCTTATTTAGTCAGGGAGCACTATGATGAAGACTTTGATAAAGAAGTGTACAGTGCACCCTTGGTTAAAGTGGAGGAGCTACAGCCGGGTGGCAGTTTGCAGGGTTCAGGACCGTTCAGGGTGCAGTACTCGAACAGAGACAGTTTCAAGTTGTTAGCCCGCAATTTGGGAGTTATGGACGACTTAAAATCCGGCGTTCCACGCGCCGGTTACAGGGGTGTGGTCAGCTTTGTCTCTCGTGGTCGAAGGATCTATTTGGCGCCCCCTGAGGGCTGGAGAAAATATGACACTAGCTGGAGCTGA